A genomic region of Caenorhabditis elegans chromosome V contains the following coding sequences:
- the apx-1 gene encoding Anterior pharynx in excess protein 1 (Confirmed by transcript evidence), with the protein MTNFSSLLTTIFLCIISSATGSGTIELLISSPQTVLVEPTVCANFECAAPDDLSLARKVQRRVPLRFGTGQYHGEARERIDLHLKIIEPTSNEILALQHHRPAADTEWNSDAPIVIETSRGFNVTVQLRNLCSSNYHGKRCNRYCIANAKLHWECSTHGVRRCSAGWSGEDCSNPICAGGCSNRGRCVAPNQCSCADGFNGTRCEQCLPRAGCVNGDCVNETPNTCKCRDGFIGDRCDIDIKICSLEKPCANGGICSIDSSSSTGYKCHCPFEFVGSQCKTPLSKVRCSAEHVCKNGGACISMDDTNIQCKCRRGFSGKFCEIGNHGDCSAMRCSAGETCQISGDFAICVENDELLLTTNKPAETTKSVEKWREPRKTANDEQASDELQLRLIAAICVLFSVCVIGLALVSFFFYMHSFSKWKHPSSQQAGGSTILPTTTSIPMSTTSSGTGSPVYKVCIIDSEHRGNAPGSSSDSEPDHHCPPPHRHSPPPAYSSLVLYKKVPMAADDESSFRV; encoded by the exons ATGACTAACTTCTCTTCCCTTCTCACCACCATCTTCCTCTGCATCATCAGCTCCGCGACCGGCTCCGGAACCATCGAGCTGCTCATCTCATCCCCACAAACCGTGCTCGTCGAGCCGACGGTGTGCGCGAATTTCGAATGCGCGGCACCCGATGATCTATCGTTGGCGCGAAAAGTTCAACGAAGAGTTCCTCTCCGCTTCGGCACCGGACAATATCACGGAGAAGCCCGCGAACGCATTGATCTTCACCTCAAAATTATCGAACCAACGAGTAATG aaattctcGCCCTCCAACACCACCGTCCTGCCGCCGATACGGAATGGAACTCCGACGCTCCGATCGTCATCGAGACCTCTCGTGGCTTCAACGTGACGGTTCAACTGCGGAATTTGTGCAGCTc aaactaCCACGGAAAACGCTGCAATCGATATTGTATCGCGAATGCGAAGCTTCACTGGGAGTGCTCAACACACGGAGTCCGCCGATGCTCCGCCGGATGGTCTGGTGAAGATTGTTCAAATC CGATCTGCGCCGGCGGTTGCAGCAATCGTGGCAGATGTGTGGCACCGAACCAATGCTCGTGCGCCGACGGATTCAACGGAACTCGCTGTGAGCAGTGCCTACCACGCGCGGGATGTGTCAACGGAGACTGTGTTAACGAGACGCCGAACACGTGCAAGTGTAGAGACGGTTTTATTGGTGATCGGTGTGATATTG acATCAAAATCTGCTCTCTCGAAAAACCGTGTGCAAACGGTGGAATCTGTTCAATTGACTCGTCATCGTCGACCGGCTACAAATGTCATTGCCCATTCGAATTCGTCGGCTCTCAATGCAAAACACCGCTGAGCAAAGTTCGGTGCTCCGCGGAGCACGTTTGTAAGAATG gaGGCGCTTGCATCTCAATGGACGACACAAATATTCAGTGCAAGTGCCGTCGCggattttcgggaaaattctgtgAAATTGGAAATCACGGGGATTGCTCGGCGATGCGGTGCTCCGCCGGAGAGACGTGCCAAATTAGTGGAGATTTTGCGATTTGTGTGGAAAATGATGAGCTACTACTGACAACTAATAAGCCTGCTGAAACGACGAAAAGCGTTGAAAAATGGAGAGAACCCCGAAAAACGGCGAACGACGAGCAAGCCTCGGATGAGCTTCAACTTCGGCTGATCGCCGCAATTTGTGTGCTCT TTTCAGTTTGTGTGATCGGTCTCGCCTTGGTCAGCTTTTTCTTCTACATGCACTCATTCTCCAAGTGGAAACATCCATCGTCACAGCAGGCAGGAGGAAGCACAATTCTTCCAACAACAACATCAATTCCAATGTCTACAACGTCTTCGGGAACTGGATCTCCTGTttataaa GTGTGCATAATCGATTCGGAGCACCGCGGAAACGCGCCAGGAAGCTCATCAGATTCCGAACCCGATCACCACTGTCCGCCGCCGCACCGACATTCTCCACCGCCTGCCTACTCGAGTCTCGTCCTGTACAAAAAAGTTCCGATGGCAGCAGATGACGAGTCGTCGTTTCGAGTCTAA
- the apx-1 gene encoding Delta-like protein (Confirmed by transcript evidence) produces MTNFSSLLTTIFLCIISSATGSGTIELLISSPQTVLVEPTVCANFECAAPDDLSLARKVQRRVPLRFGTGQYHGEARERIDLHLKIIEPTSNEILALQHHRPAADTEWNSDAPIVIETSRGFNVTVQLRNLCSSNYHGKRCNRYCIANAKLHWECSTHGVRRCSAGWSGEDCSNPICAGGCSNRGRCVAPNQCSCADGFNGTRCEQCLPRAGCVNGDCVNETPNTCKCRDGFIGDRCDIDIKICSLEKPCANGGICSIDSSSSTGYKCHCPFEFVGSQCKTPLSKVRCSAEHVCKNGGACISMDDTNIQCKCRRGFSGKFCEIGNHGDCSAMRCSAGETCQISGDFAICVENDELLLTTNKPAETTKSVEKWREPRKTANDEQASDELQLRLIAAICVLFCVIGLALVSFFFYMHSFSKWKHPSSQQAGGSTILPTTTSIPMSTTSSGTGSPVYKVCIIDSEHRGNAPGSSSDSEPDHHCPPPHRHSPPPAYSSLVLYKKVPMAADDESSFRV; encoded by the exons ATGACTAACTTCTCTTCCCTTCTCACCACCATCTTCCTCTGCATCATCAGCTCCGCGACCGGCTCCGGAACCATCGAGCTGCTCATCTCATCCCCACAAACCGTGCTCGTCGAGCCGACGGTGTGCGCGAATTTCGAATGCGCGGCACCCGATGATCTATCGTTGGCGCGAAAAGTTCAACGAAGAGTTCCTCTCCGCTTCGGCACCGGACAATATCACGGAGAAGCCCGCGAACGCATTGATCTTCACCTCAAAATTATCGAACCAACGAGTAATG aaattctcGCCCTCCAACACCACCGTCCTGCCGCCGATACGGAATGGAACTCCGACGCTCCGATCGTCATCGAGACCTCTCGTGGCTTCAACGTGACGGTTCAACTGCGGAATTTGTGCAGCTc aaactaCCACGGAAAACGCTGCAATCGATATTGTATCGCGAATGCGAAGCTTCACTGGGAGTGCTCAACACACGGAGTCCGCCGATGCTCCGCCGGATGGTCTGGTGAAGATTGTTCAAATC CGATCTGCGCCGGCGGTTGCAGCAATCGTGGCAGATGTGTGGCACCGAACCAATGCTCGTGCGCCGACGGATTCAACGGAACTCGCTGTGAGCAGTGCCTACCACGCGCGGGATGTGTCAACGGAGACTGTGTTAACGAGACGCCGAACACGTGCAAGTGTAGAGACGGTTTTATTGGTGATCGGTGTGATATTG acATCAAAATCTGCTCTCTCGAAAAACCGTGTGCAAACGGTGGAATCTGTTCAATTGACTCGTCATCGTCGACCGGCTACAAATGTCATTGCCCATTCGAATTCGTCGGCTCTCAATGCAAAACACCGCTGAGCAAAGTTCGGTGCTCCGCGGAGCACGTTTGTAAGAATG gaGGCGCTTGCATCTCAATGGACGACACAAATATTCAGTGCAAGTGCCGTCGCggattttcgggaaaattctgtgAAATTGGAAATCACGGGGATTGCTCGGCGATGCGGTGCTCCGCCGGAGAGACGTGCCAAATTAGTGGAGATTTTGCGATTTGTGTGGAAAATGATGAGCTACTACTGACAACTAATAAGCCTGCTGAAACGACGAAAAGCGTTGAAAAATGGAGAGAACCCCGAAAAACGGCGAACGACGAGCAAGCCTCGGATGAGCTTCAACTTCGGCTGATCGCCGCAATTTGTGTGCTCT TTTGTGTGATCGGTCTCGCCTTGGTCAGCTTTTTCTTCTACATGCACTCATTCTCCAAGTGGAAACATCCATCGTCACAGCAGGCAGGAGGAAGCACAATTCTTCCAACAACAACATCAATTCCAATGTCTACAACGTCTTCGGGAACTGGATCTCCTGTttataaa GTGTGCATAATCGATTCGGAGCACCGCGGAAACGCGCCAGGAAGCTCATCAGATTCCGAACCCGATCACCACTGTCCGCCGCCGCACCGACATTCTCCACCGCCTGCCTACTCGAGTCTCGTCCTGTACAAAAAAGTTCCGATGGCAGCAGATGACGAGTCGTCGTTTCGAGTCTAA
- the apx-1 gene encoding EGF-like domain-containing protein (Confirmed by transcript evidence): protein MDDTNIQCKCRRGFSGKFCEIGNHGDCSAMRCSAGETCQISGDFAICVENDELLLTTNKPAETTKSVEKWREPRKTANDEQASDELQLRLIAAICVLFSVCVIGLALVSFFFYMHSFSKWKHPSSQQAGGSTILPTTTSIPMSTTSSGTGSPVYKVCIIDSEHRGNAPGSSSDSEPDHHCPPPHRHSPPPAYSSLVLYKKVPMAADDESSFRV, encoded by the exons ATGGACGACACAAATATTCAGTGCAAGTGCCGTCGCggattttcgggaaaattctgtgAAATTGGAAATCACGGGGATTGCTCGGCGATGCGGTGCTCCGCCGGAGAGACGTGCCAAATTAGTGGAGATTTTGCGATTTGTGTGGAAAATGATGAGCTACTACTGACAACTAATAAGCCTGCTGAAACGACGAAAAGCGTTGAAAAATGGAGAGAACCCCGAAAAACGGCGAACGACGAGCAAGCCTCGGATGAGCTTCAACTTCGGCTGATCGCCGCAATTTGTGTGCTCT TTTCAGTTTGTGTGATCGGTCTCGCCTTGGTCAGCTTTTTCTTCTACATGCACTCATTCTCCAAGTGGAAACATCCATCGTCACAGCAGGCAGGAGGAAGCACAATTCTTCCAACAACAACATCAATTCCAATGTCTACAACGTCTTCGGGAACTGGATCTCCTGTttataaa GTGTGCATAATCGATTCGGAGCACCGCGGAAACGCGCCAGGAAGCTCATCAGATTCCGAACCCGATCACCACTGTCCGCCGCCGCACCGACATTCTCCACCGCCTGCCTACTCGAGTCTCGTCCTGTACAAAAAAGTTCCGATGGCAGCAGATGACGAGTCGTCGTTTCGAGTCTAA
- the gtnt-35 gene encoding Glycosyltransferase family 92 protein (Confirmed by transcript evidence), with protein sequence MQKKYIPLILLILLPTIANFTSSYFLATSNKPHFKPEDSQLFLQDGHKKSRKINGCSVPEWNTIRLEDVPHAANLQKWANLGPVESKNSLRGEARLISAFVYKDQISIIITKQHIEKYDVTCLYYDCKRREIANSSFPTQTAPMSVVTCPRRVGVEFVSVSFTDNHVPHEPIPLIYRAYNEPIYELAVCVGPLFGTESKWLQIAESVEHYRLLGAKYFYFTLFNINEYDFKILSYYAKFGYAEYTHYITQHKKLNWKAHSIQTQECHYRSRFHSKWVINVDIDERLVWTHSDSLLHFLRTLPPTIAKINIATSSVEKTGKSPAKMHNFSELHSELMFLKYNKTGEIKWSNFKGMYRPEKIFTLSGNWSNLEENYVHVMVMPKRIGHFRKYKNTGAHRPEGYSFKHSSEETRLDPTFENQLATNVLEKVGYVYNQRGIRCEELPEIFFSVFTRKVLDCKFKNETMS encoded by the exons ATGcagaaaaaatacattccATTAATACTTCTTATCCTATTGCCTACAATCGCCAACTTTACCTCATCCTATTTTCTAGCGACATCCAATAAACCACATTTCAAGCCGGAAGATTCCCAATT ATTCCTTCAGGATGGCCATAAAAAGTCCCGAAAGATCAATGGATGTAGTGTCCCGGAATGGAATACTATTAGGCTAGAAGATGTTCCACATGCAGCAAACTTgcaaaaatgggcaaatcTTGGACCTGTCGAATCT aaaaattccctGCGTGGAGAAGCTCGTCTCATTTCAGCATTTGTGTACAAAGACCAAATATCAATTATCATTACCAAGCAACATATTGAAAAGTATGACGTCACCTGTCTCTACTATGACTGCAAACGGCGGGAAATTGCCAACTCATCTTTTCCAACTCAAACAGCTCCAATGTCTGTTGTCACATGTCCACGAAGAGTTGGAGTAGAATTTGTAAGCGTCAGCTTCACCGATAACCATGTCCCACATGAGCCAATTCCATTAATTTATAGAGCTTATAATG AACCAATTTACGAATTGGCGGTTTGTGTAGGCCCACTTTTCGGGACCGAGAGCAAGTGGCTCCAAATTGCAGAGTCTGTCGAGCACTATAGACTATTG GGTGCCAAATATTTCTATTTCACACTGTTCAACATTAATGAGTAcgactttaaaattttgagctacTACGCAAAGTTCGGGTACGCCGAGTATACACATTATATAACCCAGcataaaaagttgaattggAAGGCACACTCAATACAGACACAG GAATGTCATTATCGAAGTCGTTTCCATTCGAAATGGGTGATCAATGTTGATATCGATGAGCGGTTGGTGTGGACTCACTCTGACAGTTTGCTGCATTTTTTGAG AACCCTCCCCCCAACAATCgccaaaataaatattgcgACAAGTTCAGTTGAGAAGACAGGAAAATCGCCGGCTAAAATGCACAACTTCTCAGAGCTACACTCAGAATTGATGTTCTTGAAATACAATAAAACAGGCGAGATAAAATGGAGTAATTTCAAGGGAATGTATCGACCCGAGAAAATATTCACATTGTCTGGAAATTGGTCCAATCTGGAAGAAAATTATGTTCATGTCATGGTCATGCCAAAACGAATCGGTCATTTTAG aaaatacaaaaacactGGTGCACATCGCCCAGAAGGATACTCGTTCAAGCACTCTTCAGAAGAAACTCGGTTGGatccaacttttgaaaaccaattagctacaaatgttttggaaaaagtagGCTACGTATATAATCAACGAGGAATTCGATGCGAAGAGCTGCCGGAGAtattcttttcagttttcaccaGAAAAGTGTTGgactgtaaatttaaaaatgagactATGTCATAA
- the K08D9.10 gene encoding Transcriptional regulator (Confirmed by transcript evidence), protein MPADISSISLVEGIGLSTIFEKINN, encoded by the coding sequence ATGCCAGCTGATATTTCAAGTATATCTCTGGTCGAGGGGATCGGTCTGTccactatttttgaaaagataaaTAATTAG
- the gtnt-36 gene encoding Glycosyltransferase family 92 protein (Confirmed by transcript evidence) has translation MPYQKPCCPILLLPYRQYRILNATNGVFRRGKIHILTLIISILFFLILYIFGIPEPSSIAQVVKDSFSPPALPVSEHLLPVSHVFIVSAYYYPYSKSLGKNAVALNMVVDSKNFQMDGVVFSVAAANETHRQFLRAESQVEGVPSCRYTTVMAKTTTIDNLSKFEMEISGNTVEIPFKMARYTAPKPVIICISPQFVAEQWQIFMMQVHVAHRFGGHLHIYLTSIVESFFNLMREYEKRKYLTLDFWLRMKFTDTKTPFFEPNRHVEWRNQAGAQIDCLLQYKEAAEFIAFFDMDDILFPKTYPTYLQEFRAEWEVDPTSNSIFYGRREHEFVKAKSFKTFNFKEIVSTLESSDTVKRGKVVVKPERYNSTWIHYSWHDANRREIVSPNLVHVQRPLEEDSNNEMTDVWQMEFGVLNETIRQSDIKAIDKDIARMKKIPKIKKIASKLPLTDFYLPIVFQCYYAAFYGAAFDGRAGGFGCPNADNCRLPQREEHKCVHSDAEYYSGPHMVPFTYHFSNNSFWNWNIGCYQ, from the exons ATGCCTTATCAGAAACCATGTTGCCCGATTTTACTATTACCGTATCGGCAATATCGGATATTGAACGCAACGAATGGAGTATTCAGAAGAGGGAAAATCCACATACTTACTTTGATAATTTCGatacttttctttttaattctttACATATTCGGAATACCGGAACCAAGTTCCATTGCTCAGGTGGTTAAAGATAGCTTTTCACCACCCGCACTTCCAGTGTCGGAACATCTTTTGCCAGTTTCTCACGTATTCATTGTATCTGCATACTACTATCCCTACTCCAAATc ACTGGGAAAAAACGCTGTCGCTCTGAATATGGTCGttgattcgaaaaattttcaaatggacGGAGTGGTTTTTTCTGTTGCTGCGGCGAATGAAACGCATCGTCAGTTTTTGCGAGCTGAATCGCAAGT AGAAGGAGTCCCAAGTTGCCGTTATACAACAGTAATGGCAAAAACTACGACAATCGATAacttgtcaaaatttgaaatggaaattaGTGGCAATACGGTGGAA ATCCCATTCAAAATGGCACGCTACACTGCCCCGAAGCCTGTCATTATCTGTATTTCCCCACAATTTGTCGCCGAGCAGTGGCAGATCTTCATGATGCAAGTTCACGTTGCACATCG ATTTGGTGGACACCTTCACATTTATTTAACATCAATCGTAGAATCGTTTTTCAATCTTATGCGGGAATACGAAAAACGAAAGTACTTGACACTAGATTTCTGGTTGCGAATGAAGTTCACTGACACCAAGactccattttttgagccaaatcgACACGTGGAATGGAGAAATCAAGCGGGAGCTCAAATCGATTGCCTACTGCAATATAAGGAGGCCGCCGAATTTATAGCATTTTTTGATATGGACGATATTCTGTTCCCGAAGACCTACCCAACGTATTTGCAAGAGTTTAGAGCCGAATGGGAGGTTGATCCAACTAGTAACTCAATTTTCTATGGGAGACGAGAACACGAATTTGTTAAAG CCAAAtccttcaaaactttcaatttcaaagaGATCGTTTCTACCCTCGAGTCTTCTGACACAGTGAAGCGTGGCAAAGTAGTGGTGAAGCCGGAACGATACAATTCCACGTGGATTCATTATAGTTGGCACGATGCAAACCG CCGCGAAATAGTCTCCCCAAACTTGGTACATGTGCAACGGCCACTTGAAGAGGACTCGAACAACGAGATGACCGACGTCTGGCAAATGGAATTTGGTGTTTTAAACGAGACTATACGGCAATCGGATATTAAAGCAATTGACAAAGATATTGCCAGAATGAAGAAGATCCCAAAGATAAAGAAAATCGCGTCGAAATTGCCATTGACAGATTTCTACTTGCCTATAGTGTTTCAGTGTTATTATGCTGCGTTTTACGGTGCAGCATTCGACGGTCGGGCGGGTGGATTCGGGTGCCCAAATGCCGATAACTGTAGACTGCCACAAAGGGAAGAGCATAAGTGTGTGCATTCAGATGCTGAGTATTATTCTGGTCCACATATGGTTCCGTTTAcctatcatttttcaaataactcaTTTTGGAATTGGAATATTGGATGTTATCAATAA
- the K08D9.9 gene encoding FIP (Fungus-Induced Protein) Related (Confirmed by transcript evidence), which produces MWTRLLLIVLVIAIISAAAQKCGSDDDCGFFYKCRYGYPHGICVSVCIFRGICPF; this is translated from the exons ATGTGGACAAGACTTCTTCTG atcgttCTTGTGATTGCAATCATCTCTGCAGCTGCCCAAAAATGCGGCAGTGATGACGACTGCGGCTTTTTCTACAAGTGCAGATATGGTTACCCCCACGGAATATGCGTTTCAGTTTGCATATTCCGTGGAATATGCCcgttttaa